Proteins encoded in a region of the Sphingomonas sp. HMP9 genome:
- the infC gene encoding translation initiation factor IF-3, whose product MRRPMQTPAMNGPRFNEFIQSQKVRVIDHEGENLGVMFTREAIEQAAEHGLDLVEVSPNADPPVAKFLDVGKFKYEAQKKANLARKSQKTQEIKEIKMRPNIDDHDYDTKMKKVNDFIGEGDKVKITLRFRGRELSHGQLGMNLLKRVQDDVAEIAKIEAYPRMEGRQMLMVLAPK is encoded by the coding sequence ATGCGCCGGCCGATGCAGACGCCCGCAATGAACGGCCCGCGATTCAACGAATTCATCCAGAGCCAGAAGGTCCGCGTGATCGATCACGAGGGCGAGAATCTGGGCGTGATGTTTACGCGCGAAGCGATCGAGCAGGCAGCCGAGCACGGCCTCGACCTGGTCGAGGTGTCGCCTAACGCCGATCCGCCCGTCGCCAAGTTCCTCGATGTCGGCAAGTTCAAGTACGAGGCGCAGAAGAAGGCGAACCTCGCACGCAAGTCGCAGAAGACGCAGGAGATCAAGGAGATCAAGATGCGTCCGAACATCGACGACCATGATTACGACACGAAGATGAAGAAGGTGAACGACTTCATCGGCGAGGGCGACAAGGTCAAGATCACGCTGCGCTTTCGCGGTCGCGAGTTGAGCCATGGCCAGCTCGGCATGAACCTGTTGAAGCGCGTCCAGGACGACGTTGCGGAGATCGCCAAGATTGAGGCGTATCCGCGCATGGAAGGCCGCCAGATGCTGATGGTGCTCGCGCCGAAGTAA